One Glycine max cultivar Williams 82 chromosome 3, Glycine_max_v4.0, whole genome shotgun sequence DNA window includes the following coding sequences:
- the LOC100812699 gene encoding bystin: protein MAKRKERIQNPEPFDPYGADPAKTKKRSKPPKRHQQEEQFIAPKLSSKIMKQALIQQKEEEKEETHENNAAANLFEEVPNFEEDGGDDIDDFAGFSETQSQFAGYDEEINEEDERLMEAFISKEPGQQKTLADLIVQRIKEKDASIASENRPVPKLDKSIIDIYKGVGTHLSRYTIGKIPKAFKHIPSMQLWEEVLYITEPENWSPNALYQATRIFASNFGAKKAERFYKLVLLPRVREDIRKNKRLHFALYQTLKKALYKPAAFFKGILFPLCESRTCTLREAVIIGSIIEKVSIPPLHSSVALLKLSGMEYCGTTSYFIKLLLEKKYALPYRVVDAVVAHFMRFFNETRIMPVIWHQSLLAFVQRYKNELQKEDKDRLRNLLEKQKHKLVTPEISRELDHSCNRGEKEEDLMSISSPVYVINKTIEEDRFDIPDVPMEED, encoded by the exons ATGGCGAAGAGGAAGGAGCGGATTCAGAACCCGGAGCCATTCGATCCGTACGGCGCCGACCCCGCGAAGACGAAGAAGCGTTCGAAGCCGCCGAAGCGGCACCAGCAGGAAGAGCAGTTCATTGCTCCCAAACTCAGCTCCAAGATCATGAAGCAGGCGCTGATCCAGCAGAAGGAGGAAGAGAAGGAGGAAACGCACGAGAACAACGCCGCCGCGAATTTATTCGAAGAGGTTCCGAACTTCGAGGAAGACGGCGGTGACGACATCGACGACTTCGCCGGGTTCTCCGAAACGCAGAGCCAGTTTGCCGGATATGAT GAGGAGATTAATGAGGAGGATGAGAGACTAATGGAAGCATTCATTTCGAAGGAGCCCGGTCAGCAGAAAACACTCGCAGACCTCATTGtccaaagaataaaagaaaaggatgCTTCTATTGCTTCAG AAAATCGACCTGTTCCAAAATTGGATAAATCCATAATTGACATATACAAGGG GGTTGGGACTCATCTCAGCAGATATACAATAGGCAAAATACCCAAGGCATTCAAACACATCCCCTCTATGCAACTTTGGGAGGAGGTCTTGTATATAACCGAACCTGAGAATTGGTCTCCAAATGCTCTTTATCAAGCCACTAGGATTTTTGCTTCTAATTTTGGTGCAAAAAAGGCAGAACGCTTCTACAAGCTTGTGTTGCTTCCAAGAGTGAGAGAAGATATAAGGAAGAATAAACGGCTGCATTTTGCCTTATATCAAACTCTGAAAAAGGCTTTGTACAAACCTGCTGCATTCTTTAAGGGCATACTGTTTCCGCtatgtgag TCACGTACTTGCACTCTTAGGGAAGCAGTCATTATTGGAAGCATTATAGAAAAAGTTTCTATTCCTCCACTTCATTCAAG TGTTGCGCTATTGAAGCTTTCTGGAATGGAATATTGTGGCACCACTAG CTATTTCATAAAGCTTCTTCTGGAGAAAAAATATGCCTTGCCATATCGTGTGGTTGATGCAGTTGTTGCTCATTTTATGAGATTTTTCAATGAAACCAGGATAATGCCTGTTATATGGCACCAGTCACTTCTTGCTTTTGTGCAGAG GTACAAAAATGAGCTGCAGAAGGAAGATAAGGATAGATTAAGGAATCTACTGGAAAAGCAAAAGCATAAATTG GTTACACCTGAAATTAGTAGAGAGCTAGACCATAGCTGCAACCGAGGTGAAAAGGAGGAAGATCTTATGTCAATTT CCAGTCCAGTATATGTGATAAACAAGACTATTGAAGAAGATAGATTTGACATTCCAGATGTACCAATGGAGGAGGATTAA